One genomic segment of Centropristis striata isolate RG_2023a ecotype Rhode Island chromosome 13, C.striata_1.0, whole genome shotgun sequence includes these proteins:
- the LOC131982597 gene encoding uncharacterized protein LOC131982597, with amino-acid sequence MVFNAECVVALLFYISSILCFSCDPEFFQSVCSCISVRSREEAEQLVSLLQLLGSTLLLTGGLSTRCCRSVGTVLGLCGSDVDLILKPGQMSVGEASLLFSSTVQLHSLTLSHDNALLLCGWVKKGRVACSVTIEELSLSPQTARPSEKVSLKVDSGLASLLRYWKIRRLNLTEFCVPALSLIPLLLHDGSLTIRLSEDTVQQFLFLLHENQDGDLTRSFLIKVGGDLSSCCLNWELLHFLLQQSSAQTITVNLKKNSFLEESITRLLPFLDRVVLKRLSPSFVLTAIREIYHAGASPSIPSLLRSLNHVISLTCREMDSVDCAALIFTLRHSDKVKLNLMWTSIPAGEVKSIILMLDKVSQLSVDRKLLLRLVHCCASSDVQQEAAVVLLRSLQHTLDLSCSSCVELLDQDQSDTLSLTADDCRAVSTILRHSSSRDTQLILQDCEVEDSGLDLLFSVLDRVCLRASKAVLLQLVSLVPVNSERDSVRRAESLCRALNAELDLSHSSLDQRTCEALALMLDFCAELTELDLSHCQLTDQQLLSLCSQLHKVQVLDLSHNNITDASTDTLLQLVSINPGIQTVRLFRNNIVDRSSFQKDKRFEIW; translated from the exons ATGGTTTTCAATGCAGAATGTGTTGTAGCTTTGCTGTTTTACATTTCCTCCATATTGTGTTTCAGCTGTGATCCAGAGTTCTTCCAGAGTGTCTGCTCATGCATCTCTGTCAGATCCAGAGAAGAGGCTGAGCAGTTggtctctctgctgcagctgctggggTCCACCCTGCTgttaacaggagggttaagcacCAGATGCTGCCGGTCGGTGGGGACAGTTCTCGGACTCTGTGGCTCTGATGTGGATCTCATCCTCAAACCAGGACAGATGTCTGTCGGAGAAGCCTCCCTCCTCTTTAGTTCTACAGTACAACTGCACAGTCTGac GCTTTCCCATGACAACGCCTTGCTACTGTGTGGATGGGTAAAAAAAGGGAGAGTGGCCTGTTCAGTGACTATTGAAGAGCTTTCTCTCTCCCCTCAGACAGCCCGTCCATCTGAGAAAGTGTCGTTGAAGGTTGACAGTGGTTTGGCGTCCCTGCTGAGATACTGGAAAATCAGACGGTTAAACCTGACTGAGTTCTGTGTTCCTGCTCTGAGTCTCATTCCACTGCTGCTTCATGATGGCTCTCTAACAATCAG ACTGAGTGAGGACACTGTCCAGCagttcctcttcctcctccatgaAAACCAGGACGGGGACTTGACTCGGTCCTTCTTGATCAAGGTTGGTGGAGACCTGAGCTCCTGCTGTCTGAACTGGGAGCTTCTTCACTTTCTGCTGCAGCAGTCGTCAGCTCAGACCATCACTGTGAACCTGAAGAAGAACAGCTTCTTAGAGGAGAGCATCACACGTCTGCTTCCCTTCCTGGACAGGGTTGTGTTGAAAAG GCTCAGTCCCAGCTTTGTGTTGACTGCCATCAGAGAGATCTATCATGCTGGTGCCAGTCCCAGTATACCCAGTTTACTGAGGTCACTGAATCATGTGATCAGCCTGACCTGCAGAGAGATGGACTCTGTGGACTGTGCTGCTCTGATCTTCACCCTCAGACACAGTGACAAAGTTAAACTGAACCTCATGTGGACGTCCATACCAGCAGGGGAAGTAAAGTCCATCATCTTGATGCTGGACAAAGTTTCTCAACTGAG TGTTGacaggaagctgctgctgaGGTTGGTCCACTGTTGTGCTTCCTCTGACGTCCAGCAGGAGGCAGCGGTCGTCCTGCTCAGGTCTCTGCAGCACACACTGGATCtgtcctgctcctcctgtgTGGAGCTGTTAGACCAGGATCAGAGTGACACTCTCAGTCTGACTGCTGATGACTGCAGGGCCGTCTCCACCATCCTGAGACACAGCAGCAGCCGGGACACACAGCTCATCCTGCAGGACTGTGAGGTGGAGGACAGTGGACTGGACCTGCTGTTTTCTGTCCTAGACAGAGTCTGCCTCAG AGCCAGTAAAGctgtcctcctccagctggTGTCTCTGGTCCCTGTGAACAGTGAGAGGGACTCGGTGAGACGGGCAGAGTCCCTCTGTAGAGCTCTGAATGCAGAGCTGGACCTCAGTCACAGCTCCCTGGATCAGAGGACCTGTGAAGCCTTGGCCCTGATGCTGGACTTCTGTGCAGAGCTGACAGAGCTGGACCTCAGTCACTGTCAGCTCACAGACCAGCAGCTGCTCTCACTCTGCTCACAGCTGCACAAAGTACAAGTCCTGGA